Proteins encoded by one window of Streptomyces sp. NBC_01477:
- a CDS encoding ribonuclease H family protein, with protein sequence MLGHVGERIIAACDGASKGNPGPAAWAWVIADDRGEPVRWEAGPLGTATNNVAELTALERLLTDVDPDVALEIRMDSQYAMKAVTTWLPGWKRKGWKTSAGKPVANQELVVRIDALLTGRTVDFRYVPAHQVDGDRLNDFADRAASHAAIVQEPAGSDLGSPLPPRTPDTVRKAPRAAAGTATAGSDTRGGGAPRTLKAKFPGRCRCGRSYAAGEPITKNPDGWGHPDCR encoded by the coding sequence ATGCTCGGACACGTGGGTGAACGCATCATCGCCGCGTGTGACGGCGCATCGAAGGGCAATCCCGGGCCTGCCGCATGGGCCTGGGTCATCGCCGACGACCGGGGCGAACCGGTCCGCTGGGAGGCTGGTCCGCTGGGCACCGCGACCAACAACGTCGCGGAACTGACCGCGCTTGAGCGGCTGCTGACCGACGTGGACCCGGATGTCGCGCTGGAGATCCGGATGGACTCGCAGTACGCCATGAAGGCCGTGACGACCTGGCTGCCGGGCTGGAAGCGCAAGGGCTGGAAGACGTCGGCGGGCAAGCCGGTCGCCAACCAGGAGCTGGTCGTACGGATCGACGCGCTGCTGACCGGCCGCACGGTGGACTTCCGCTACGTCCCCGCCCATCAGGTGGACGGCGACCGGCTCAACGACTTCGCGGACCGCGCCGCCAGCCATGCCGCCATCGTCCAGGAACCGGCCGGCAGCGACCTCGGCTCGCCGCTGCCGCCGCGCACTCCCGACACCGTGCGCAAGGCCCCCCGCGCCGCCGCGGGCACGGCGACGGCCGGGTCCGACACCAGGGGCGGGGGGGCGCCGCGCACCCTCAAGGCGAAATTCCCCGGCCGCTGCCGCTGCGGCCGGTCCTACGCCGCGGGCGAGCCGATCACCAAGAACCCCGACGGCTGGGGCCACCCCGACTGCCGCTGA
- a CDS encoding NAD(P)-dependent oxidoreductase has product MRIVVFGSTGATGRQVVAQALDAGHEVTAFLRDPAKAPPARDGLTIAVGQVTSDQAAVTAAVTGADAVVSALGVERSLRGLRSPGVMAAAAPRIVRAMQDAEVGRLVWLSGLGVGDTMAEVPPLPRLSYRVLRRVYADKAAGEQVLRRSPLDWTLVYPVMLTNRARTGRYRHGEHLELRGVPTVPRADVADFMLGRLTAGDYLRKIAVIAG; this is encoded by the coding sequence GTGCGGATCGTCGTCTTCGGCAGCACCGGCGCCACCGGACGCCAGGTCGTCGCGCAGGCGCTGGACGCCGGCCATGAGGTGACCGCCTTCCTGCGCGACCCGGCCAAGGCGCCGCCCGCCAGGGACGGCCTGACCATCGCGGTCGGGCAGGTGACGTCTGACCAGGCCGCGGTGACCGCGGCCGTCACCGGCGCGGACGCCGTCGTGAGCGCGCTGGGCGTGGAGCGCAGCCTGCGGGGCCTGCGCTCGCCCGGGGTGATGGCCGCCGCCGCGCCGCGGATCGTGCGCGCGATGCAGGACGCGGAGGTCGGCCGGCTGGTGTGGCTCTCGGGCCTGGGCGTCGGCGACACCATGGCCGAGGTGCCGCCGCTGCCGCGGCTGAGCTACCGCGTGCTGCGCCGGGTCTACGCCGACAAGGCGGCCGGTGAGCAGGTGCTGCGCCGCAGCCCGCTGGACTGGACGCTGGTATACCCGGTGATGCTCACCAACCGCGCCCGCACCGGCCGCTACCGGCACGGCGAGCACCTGGAGCTGCGCGGAGTGCCGACGGTCCCGCGGGCCGATGTCGCCGATTTCATGCTCGGCCGGCTGACCGCGGGCGACTATCTGCGCAAGATCGCGGTGATCGCCGGCTGA
- a CDS encoding HAD family hydrolase translates to MTEIGLPATVRACLFDLDGVLTPTALVHAAAWKETFDSFLRRLQGPEFEPFDATADYDEYVDGRPRADGVRTFLASRGIELPEGDEDDPPDHDTVHGLGNRKNVIVLDKIREDGVEAYPGSVRYLKAVRAAGLRTAVVSSSANCRDVLVSAGIEDLIDVRIDGVVARERGLRGKPKPDTYLEAAGDLGLGPDEAAVFEDALVGMDAGRAGRFGYVVGVDRTGQADELRRHGADTVVTDLDQLLGAKA, encoded by the coding sequence ATGACCGAGATCGGCCTGCCCGCCACTGTCCGCGCCTGCCTCTTCGACCTCGACGGGGTCCTCACTCCGACGGCTCTGGTGCACGCCGCCGCGTGGAAGGAGACCTTCGACTCCTTCCTGCGCCGGCTCCAGGGCCCGGAATTCGAGCCCTTCGACGCGACCGCCGACTACGACGAGTACGTGGACGGCCGGCCGCGCGCCGACGGGGTGCGCACCTTCCTGGCCTCGCGCGGCATCGAACTGCCCGAGGGCGACGAGGACGACCCGCCCGACCACGACACGGTCCACGGCCTGGGCAACCGCAAGAACGTCATCGTGCTCGACAAGATCCGCGAGGACGGCGTCGAGGCCTACCCGGGCTCGGTGCGCTACCTCAAGGCGGTACGGGCCGCGGGGCTGCGCACCGCGGTCGTGTCGTCCAGCGCGAACTGCCGTGACGTACTGGTGTCGGCCGGCATCGAGGACCTGATCGACGTACGGATCGACGGGGTGGTCGCCAGGGAGCGCGGGCTGCGCGGCAAGCCGAAGCCCGACACGTATCTGGAGGCGGCGGGCGACCTCGGGCTCGGCCCGGACGAGGCGGCCGTCTTCGAGGACGCGCTGGTCGGCATGGACGCCGGGCGCGCCGGGCGGTTCGGCTACGTGGTGGGCGTGGACCGCACCGGGCAGGCCGACGAGCTGCGGCGGCACGGCGCCGACACAGTGGTCACCGACCTGGACCAGCTGCTGGGGGCGAAGGCGTGA
- a CDS encoding NAD(P)/FAD-dependent oxidoreductase yields the protein MARPKILVVGAGFAGVGCVRRLERSLAPDEADICLVTPFSYQLYLPLLPQVASGVLTPQSIAVSLRRSKKYRTRIVPGGAVGVDTKAKVCVVRTITDEVVNESYDHIVLAPGSITRTFDIPGLVDNARGMKTLAEAAYIRDHVIAQLDLADASHNAAERESRLQFVVVGGGYAGTETAACLQRLTTAALHRYPRLDPKLIKWHLIDIAPRLMPELGEKLGLSAQKILTDRGIDISLGVSIAKAGPEEVTFTDGRVVPCRTLIWTAGVVASPLIATLGAETVRGRLAVAADMTVPGVDGVYALGDAAAVPDLTKDEEDAVCPPTAQHAMRQGRKAAENVIAAIRNQPLQPYKHKDLGLVVDLGGRDAVSKPMGIELRGLPAQAVARGYHWSALRTNVAKTRVLTNWMLNAVAGNDFVRTGFQSRKAATLRDFEFTNAYLSPEELRDQVADAMPRA from the coding sequence GTGGCACGACCGAAAATCCTCGTGGTGGGCGCGGGTTTCGCCGGGGTGGGATGTGTGCGCAGACTCGAGCGCAGCCTCGCCCCGGACGAGGCCGACATCTGCCTGGTGACCCCGTTCTCCTACCAGCTCTATCTCCCGCTGCTGCCGCAGGTCGCCTCCGGCGTGCTGACCCCGCAGTCGATCGCGGTCTCGCTGCGCCGCAGCAAGAAGTACCGCACCCGGATCGTGCCCGGCGGGGCGGTCGGGGTGGACACCAAGGCCAAGGTCTGCGTGGTCCGCACGATAACGGACGAGGTCGTCAACGAGTCGTACGACCACATCGTGCTCGCCCCCGGCAGCATCACCCGCACCTTCGACATCCCCGGCCTGGTCGACAACGCCCGCGGGATGAAGACCCTCGCCGAGGCCGCCTACATCCGCGACCACGTGATCGCGCAGCTCGACCTCGCCGACGCCTCGCACAACGCCGCCGAGCGGGAGTCGCGGCTGCAGTTCGTGGTCGTCGGCGGCGGCTACGCCGGCACCGAGACGGCGGCCTGCCTCCAGCGGCTGACCACCGCCGCGCTGCACCGCTATCCGCGGCTCGACCCGAAGCTGATCAAGTGGCACCTCATCGACATCGCGCCCCGGCTGATGCCGGAGCTCGGCGAGAAACTGGGCCTGAGCGCGCAGAAGATCCTCACCGACCGCGGTATCGACATCTCGCTCGGGGTGTCGATCGCCAAGGCGGGCCCGGAGGAGGTCACCTTCACCGACGGCCGGGTGGTGCCCTGCCGCACCCTGATCTGGACCGCGGGCGTCGTGGCCAGCCCGCTGATCGCCACGCTCGGCGCGGAGACCGTACGCGGCCGGCTCGCCGTCGCCGCGGACATGACGGTGCCCGGCGTCGACGGGGTCTACGCGCTCGGCGACGCGGCGGCCGTGCCCGACCTCACCAAGGACGAGGAGGACGCGGTCTGCCCGCCCACCGCGCAGCACGCGATGCGGCAGGGCCGCAAGGCCGCCGAGAACGTCATCGCCGCGATCCGCAACCAGCCCCTGCAGCCGTACAAGCACAAGGACCTCGGCCTGGTCGTCGACCTCGGCGGCAGGGACGCGGTCTCCAAGCCGATGGGCATCGAACTGCGCGGCCTGCCCGCCCAGGCCGTCGCCCGCGGCTACCACTGGTCGGCGCTGCGCACCAACGTGGCCAAGACCCGGGTGCTGACCAACTGGATGCTCAACGCGGTGGCCGGCAACGACTTCGTCCGCACCGGCTTCCAGTCCCGCAAGGCCGCGACCCTGCGGGACTTCGAATTCACCAACGCGTATCTGTCGCCCGAGGAGCTGCGCGACCAGGTCGCCGACGCGATGCCGCGCGCCTGA
- a CDS encoding MFS transporter, with translation MPLALLALAIGAFGIGTTEFVIIGLLPQVAGDFGVSVPTAGLLVTGYALGVVAGAPLMSALGTKVTRKRMLMLLMGLFVVGNLVSAAAPVFAVMLIGRVITSLAHGAFFGIGSVVAAEVVAPAKRAGAIATMFTGLTVANVVGVPLGTFVGQSAGWRITFVIVAGLGVLGLLGVARLVPDLPRPEGVSLRHELAVFRNVQVLLAMGMTVFGFGGVFAAITYLAPMMTDVTGYADGSVTWLLVLLGLGMVLGNLVGGRLADRRLMPVLMTALGGLAVALALFTVTAHNKAAAAVTVFAIGALGFATTPPLQKRVLDQAAGAPTLASAVNIGAFNLGNALAAWIGGLVISAGHGYTAVNWVGVALAGVALLLAVLSMSLESGGARRPGRLVARSAGLPAAGDSGSAADAAGAGLSRPGSHPR, from the coding sequence ATGCCTCTCGCGCTCCTGGCCCTCGCCATCGGGGCCTTCGGGATCGGCACCACCGAATTCGTCATCATCGGACTGCTGCCCCAGGTCGCCGGCGACTTCGGCGTCAGCGTCCCGACCGCGGGCCTGCTGGTCACCGGCTACGCGCTCGGCGTGGTGGCCGGCGCGCCGCTGATGAGCGCGCTGGGCACCAAGGTGACCCGCAAGCGGATGCTGATGCTGCTGATGGGCCTGTTCGTGGTCGGCAACCTGGTCTCGGCCGCCGCCCCGGTCTTCGCCGTCATGCTGATCGGCCGGGTGATCACCTCGCTCGCGCACGGCGCCTTCTTCGGCATCGGCTCGGTCGTCGCCGCGGAAGTGGTCGCCCCGGCCAAGCGGGCCGGCGCCATCGCGACGATGTTCACCGGGCTGACCGTCGCCAATGTCGTCGGCGTGCCGCTGGGCACCTTCGTCGGGCAGAGCGCGGGCTGGCGGATCACCTTCGTCATCGTTGCCGGCCTCGGCGTGCTCGGGCTGCTCGGCGTCGCCCGGCTGGTCCCCGACCTGCCGCGGCCCGAAGGGGTCAGCCTGCGCCATGAACTCGCCGTCTTCCGCAATGTGCAGGTGCTGCTCGCGATGGGCATGACCGTCTTCGGCTTCGGCGGCGTCTTCGCCGCCATCACCTACCTGGCGCCGATGATGACCGACGTCACCGGCTACGCCGACGGGTCGGTGACCTGGCTGCTGGTGCTGCTCGGGCTCGGCATGGTGCTGGGCAACCTGGTCGGCGGCAGGCTCGCCGACCGCCGCCTGATGCCGGTGCTGATGACCGCGCTGGGCGGCCTGGCCGTCGCGCTCGCCCTCTTCACGGTCACCGCGCACAACAAGGCCGCCGCCGCGGTCACCGTCTTCGCGATCGGCGCGCTCGGCTTCGCCACCACCCCGCCGCTGCAGAAGCGGGTGCTCGACCAGGCCGCGGGCGCCCCTACGCTCGCCTCGGCCGTCAACATCGGCGCCTTCAACCTCGGCAACGCGCTCGCGGCCTGGATCGGCGGCCTGGTCATCTCCGCCGGCCACGGCTACACCGCGGTGAACTGGGTCGGCGTGGCCCTGGCCGGTGTCGCGCTGCTCCTCGCGGTGCTGTCGATGTCGCTGGAAAGCGGTGGCGCCCGCCGCCCCGGCCGCCTCGTCGCCCGTTCCGCAGGGCTGCCGGCGGCCGGGGACAGCGGCTCCGCGGCGGACGCCGCCGGCGCCGGACTCAGCCGCCCGGGTTCACACCCACGCTGA
- a CDS encoding NAD-dependent epimerase/dehydratase family protein, producing the protein MKVVVFGASGMVGHGVLRACLLDDEVTEVVTVGRGPLGTAHPKLREVTHADFTDLSAIAGELAGADACFYCLGVSTAGHSAEVYQRVSFDFPLTAARLLAAGNPELTFTYVSGAGTDSTEQGRVAWARIKGRTENALLAMDMRAYMFRPGWIRPMHGAVSRTRTYRIIYALTSWLYPLVHRLAPDQVTTTELLGRSMLGVVRLKGAGPHILSPRDINRLGAGPAA; encoded by the coding sequence ATGAAGGTGGTGGTCTTCGGTGCCTCGGGCATGGTCGGGCACGGTGTGCTGCGGGCCTGTCTGCTGGACGACGAGGTGACCGAGGTGGTGACGGTCGGCCGCGGCCCGCTGGGCACCGCGCATCCCAAGCTGCGCGAGGTCACCCACGCGGACTTCACCGACCTGTCCGCGATCGCCGGTGAACTGGCCGGCGCCGACGCCTGCTTCTACTGCCTCGGGGTCTCCACCGCGGGGCACAGCGCCGAGGTCTACCAGCGGGTCAGCTTTGACTTCCCGCTGACCGCCGCGCGCCTGCTGGCCGCCGGCAACCCCGAACTGACCTTCACCTACGTCTCGGGCGCGGGCACCGACAGCACCGAGCAGGGCCGGGTGGCCTGGGCCAGGATCAAGGGCCGCACCGAGAACGCGCTGCTGGCGATGGACATGCGCGCGTACATGTTCCGGCCCGGCTGGATCCGGCCGATGCACGGCGCGGTCTCCCGCACCAGGACCTACCGGATCATCTACGCGCTGACCTCCTGGCTGTACCCGCTGGTGCACCGGCTCGCGCCGGACCAGGTCACCACCACCGAGCTGCTGGGCCGGTCGATGCTCGGCGTCGTACGCCTCAAGGGCGCCGGGCCGCACATCCTGTCGCCGCGGGACATCAACCGGCTGGGCGCCGGGCCTGCGGCCTGA
- a CDS encoding MarR family winged helix-turn-helix transcriptional regulator, with the protein MTATDPALTAIADGWCALSLLHGRIEAHIERALQAGHGLSVREFSLLDVLSRQHDGPGGRLQMKQVADAVVLSQSATTRLVTRLEERGLLARYLCPTDRRGIYTDVTPAGSDLLAAARPTNNTALREALDLAARDPQLAPLVTAVEQIRRPVAA; encoded by the coding sequence ATGACCGCCACGGATCCGGCACTGACCGCCATCGCCGACGGCTGGTGCGCACTGTCCCTGCTGCACGGCCGGATCGAGGCGCACATCGAGCGGGCGCTGCAGGCCGGGCACGGGCTGAGCGTCCGGGAGTTCTCACTGCTCGACGTGCTCAGCAGGCAGCACGACGGCCCCGGCGGGCGGCTGCAGATGAAGCAGGTCGCCGACGCGGTGGTACTCAGCCAGTCCGCCACCACCCGGCTGGTCACTCGCCTGGAGGAACGCGGTCTGCTGGCGCGCTATCTGTGCCCGACCGACCGCCGCGGCATCTACACCGATGTGACCCCGGCCGGCTCCGACCTGCTCGCCGCGGCCCGCCCCACCAACAACACGGCGCTGCGCGAGGCCCTGGACCTGGCCGCCCGCGACCCGCAGCTGGCTCCGCTGGTCACCGCGGTCGAGCAGATCCGCCGCCCGGTCGCGGCCTGA
- a CDS encoding ATP-binding SpoIIE family protein phosphatase produces the protein MARGRRMGKGAEGPAERDQSAAGTVADSADSADSVEVRQIDAMNRFGAPAGGPGTGAAPDSAAAAEAGPAQGRRRDALLLETGHALAEAESLPAALTTVARLFAPDFSLDGLVVFGVTDKFLNLLGQHGYAASGAQGIFRMPVTTAFPATDVVRSGRPVYLSSPGEYSARYPATWPLAARNGRESWAFLPLVTSGRISAVCLMAFRRPMAFGADERALLVLTARLIAQALERTRTSSAELALSRGLRRSMGAAAPAVPGMTVATRYVPTGGGLVVGGDWYDVINLPEGRLAVVIGDVQGHDVHAAGLMAQLRTAVYAYAAEGHGPDAVLARSSRFLAALDEDRFATCLYIEAEPSTGMLHIARAGHPHPVLRLPDGTCMLKHVGGGLPLGLMPGTEDYPVTDLELHPDEILMLCTDGLIETGGHDMYSGWVRVRDAMSPGPTEDLEGIAERLIRAVHHPLAQSAQQELDERAADGGGGQREPDAAGVRADLAPRNEDDIALLLLRRDGGVQQRVVPERKLVLTIEQDQAEGLSEARAELQALLHDWAQPDQVDTAVLLTSELVGNVLMHTDQSAALAASLTGQPGRRVLRVEVSDTGDELPHQRTPGEMASSGRGLMLLDILSGQWSVRPESEGKTVWFSLWEDEQPDEDPGPAGPGSSPSPSIPPELPDLPDLPDLPDLPEQDLD, from the coding sequence GTGGCGAGAGGGCGCCGGATGGGCAAGGGAGCGGAGGGTCCGGCGGAGCGCGACCAGTCGGCGGCCGGCACCGTGGCCGACAGCGCCGACAGCGCCGACAGCGTGGAAGTGCGGCAGATCGACGCGATGAACCGGTTCGGAGCGCCGGCCGGCGGCCCCGGGACCGGGGCCGCGCCGGATTCCGCCGCCGCCGCGGAGGCCGGCCCCGCACAGGGCAGGCGGCGCGACGCGCTGCTGCTCGAAACCGGCCACGCGCTGGCAGAGGCGGAGTCGCTGCCCGCCGCCCTCACCACCGTGGCCAGGCTCTTCGCCCCGGATTTCAGCCTGGACGGGCTGGTGGTCTTCGGCGTCACCGACAAATTCCTCAACCTGCTCGGCCAGCACGGATACGCCGCCAGCGGGGCCCAGGGGATCTTCCGGATGCCGGTGACGACGGCCTTCCCGGCCACCGACGTCGTCAGGTCGGGCCGGCCGGTCTATCTGTCCTCGCCGGGCGAGTACAGCGCGCGCTATCCGGCCACCTGGCCGCTGGCCGCCCGCAACGGCCGGGAGTCGTGGGCGTTCCTGCCGCTGGTGACCTCGGGGCGGATCAGCGCGGTGTGCCTGATGGCCTTCCGCCGGCCGATGGCCTTCGGCGCCGACGAGCGGGCCCTGCTGGTGCTGACCGCCCGGCTGATCGCCCAGGCCCTGGAGCGGACCAGGACCAGCAGCGCCGAGCTGGCGCTGTCCCGCGGGCTGCGTCGCAGCATGGGCGCGGCGGCGCCCGCGGTGCCCGGGATGACGGTGGCCACCCGGTACGTGCCGACCGGCGGCGGCCTCGTGGTGGGCGGCGACTGGTACGACGTGATCAACCTGCCGGAGGGCCGGCTGGCCGTGGTGATCGGTGATGTGCAGGGCCACGATGTGCACGCGGCCGGCCTGATGGCCCAGTTGCGCACCGCCGTGTACGCCTACGCCGCCGAGGGCCACGGGCCGGACGCGGTGCTGGCCAGGTCGTCGCGCTTCCTGGCCGCGCTGGACGAGGACCGCTTCGCCACCTGCCTCTACATCGAGGCGGAGCCCTCCACGGGGATGCTGCACATCGCCAGGGCCGGCCATCCGCACCCGGTGCTGCGGCTGCCGGACGGCACCTGCATGCTCAAGCACGTCGGCGGCGGTCTGCCGCTCGGTCTGATGCCGGGCACCGAGGACTACCCGGTCACCGACCTGGAGCTGCACCCGGACGAGATCCTGATGCTGTGCACCGACGGTCTGATCGAGACCGGCGGGCACGACATGTACAGCGGCTGGGTGCGGGTCAGGGACGCGATGTCCCCCGGTCCCACCGAGGACCTGGAAGGCATCGCCGAGCGCCTGATCCGCGCGGTGCACCACCCGCTGGCCCAGTCGGCGCAGCAGGAGCTGGACGAGCGGGCGGCGGACGGCGGGGGCGGGCAGCGGGAGCCGGACGCCGCCGGTGTCCGCGCCGATCTCGCGCCGCGCAACGAGGACGACATCGCGCTGCTGCTGCTGCGCCGCGACGGCGGGGTGCAGCAGCGGGTGGTGCCGGAGCGGAAGCTGGTGCTGACCATCGAGCAGGACCAGGCGGAGGGCCTGTCCGAGGCGCGGGCGGAGCTCCAGGCGCTGCTGCACGACTGGGCGCAGCCCGACCAGGTGGACACCGCGGTGCTGCTGACGTCGGAGCTGGTGGGCAACGTCCTGATGCACACCGACCAGTCGGCGGCGCTGGCGGCGTCGCTGACCGGCCAGCCGGGCCGTCGCGTGCTGCGGGTGGAGGTCTCCGACACCGGCGACGAGCTGCCGCACCAGCGCACGCCCGGCGAGATGGCGTCCTCGGGCCGGGGGCTGATGCTGCTCGACATCCTGTCGGGGCAGTGGAGCGTACGGCCGGAGTCGGAGGGCAAGACGGTGTGGTTCTCGCTGTGGGAGGACGAGCAGCCGGACGAGGACCCGGGGCCGGCCGGCCCCGGATCCTCACCCTCCCCCTCGATCCCGCCGGAACTGCCGGACCTGCCGGACCTGCCGGACCTGCCGGACCTGCCGGAACAGGACCTGGACTAG
- a CDS encoding glycoside hydrolase family 65 protein: MITDPAFEVSPWSLRECELNLDLLPQSESVFALSNGHIGWRGNLDEGEPNGLPGTYLNGLHELHPLPYAEAGYGYPESGQTVINVTNGKLIRLLVDDEPFDLRYGTVRSHERELDLRAGVLRRTCEWVSPAGRAVRVRSTRMVSFQQRAVAAIAYEVEPLDGEVRVVVQSELAANEEVPHSPGDPRVSAVLQSPLQPEEHSAGGTRLQLVHSTTRSRLRLAVAADHRIDGPDGTTQVSADSGDDVSRLTITSVVKAGQRLRLEKFVAYGWSATRSLPALRDQADAALVGARDTGWQGLLDQQRAYLDDFWERADVEVDGDTEIQQAVRFALFHVLQVGARAEERAIPAKGLTGSGYDGHTFWDAETFVLPLLAFTSPRAAAEVLRWRYNMLPVAKDRAGQLGLAGAAFPWRTINGEEASGYWPAGTAAFHINADIADAVVRYVAITGDTAFERDTGLELLVETARLWRSLGHHDNSGAYHIDGVTGPDEYSAISDDNAYTNLMAQANLTAAADAAERHPRHAATLGVSAEETAAWRDAAAAMTLPYNDELGVHEQSAGYTQHQTWDFANTAADRYPLMLHYPYFDLYRKQVVKQADLVLAMYLRGDAFTDEQKARNFAYYEPLTVRDSSLSAYCQAVIAAEVGHLQLAYDYLGESAMIDLEDLENNARDGLHIAALAGTWTALVAGLGGMRLFDGDSIRFAPRLPDALSRIAFRLLFRGRRLRVEFGRTTATYTLADGEPLEILHYEKPFTLTADKPVVRDLPAVTHRPPPSQPPGRRPLRRPQHLN, from the coding sequence GTGATCACCGACCCGGCGTTCGAGGTGTCACCGTGGTCGCTGCGCGAGTGCGAGCTGAACCTGGACCTGCTGCCGCAGAGCGAGTCGGTGTTCGCCCTGTCCAACGGGCACATCGGCTGGCGCGGCAATCTCGACGAGGGCGAGCCCAACGGCCTGCCGGGCACCTATCTCAACGGGCTGCACGAGCTGCACCCGCTGCCGTACGCGGAAGCCGGCTACGGCTACCCGGAGTCCGGGCAGACCGTCATCAACGTCACCAACGGCAAGCTGATCAGGCTGCTGGTGGACGACGAGCCGTTCGACCTGCGCTACGGCACGGTCCGGTCGCACGAGCGGGAGCTGGACCTGCGGGCCGGGGTGCTGCGCCGCACGTGCGAGTGGGTGTCGCCGGCCGGGCGGGCGGTCCGGGTGCGCTCCACCCGGATGGTGTCCTTCCAGCAGCGCGCGGTGGCCGCCATCGCCTACGAGGTCGAGCCGCTGGACGGCGAGGTGCGGGTGGTGGTGCAGTCGGAGCTGGCCGCCAACGAGGAGGTGCCGCACTCCCCCGGCGACCCGCGGGTGTCGGCCGTGCTGCAGTCGCCGCTGCAGCCCGAGGAGCACTCCGCGGGCGGGACCAGGCTGCAGCTGGTGCACTCCACCACCCGCAGCCGGCTGCGGCTCGCGGTGGCCGCCGACCACCGCATCGACGGCCCCGACGGCACCACCCAGGTCTCGGCGGACTCCGGCGACGACGTGAGCCGGCTGACCATCACCTCGGTGGTGAAGGCCGGCCAGCGGCTGCGGCTGGAGAAATTCGTCGCCTACGGGTGGTCGGCGACGCGGTCGCTGCCCGCGCTGCGCGACCAGGCGGACGCGGCGCTGGTGGGCGCCCGGGACACCGGCTGGCAGGGCCTGCTGGACCAGCAGCGGGCGTATCTGGACGACTTCTGGGAGCGGGCCGACGTCGAGGTGGACGGCGACACCGAGATCCAGCAGGCGGTGCGCTTCGCGCTCTTCCATGTGCTCCAGGTCGGGGCGCGGGCGGAGGAGCGGGCCATTCCCGCCAAGGGCCTGACCGGGTCGGGCTACGACGGCCACACCTTCTGGGACGCCGAGACGTTCGTGCTGCCGCTGCTGGCCTTCACCTCGCCGCGGGCCGCCGCCGAGGTGCTGCGCTGGCGGTACAACATGCTGCCGGTCGCGAAGGACCGGGCCGGCCAGCTGGGCCTGGCCGGGGCCGCCTTCCCGTGGCGGACCATCAACGGCGAGGAGGCGTCCGGCTACTGGCCGGCCGGCACCGCCGCCTTCCACATCAACGCCGACATCGCCGACGCGGTCGTCCGCTACGTGGCCATCACCGGCGACACGGCCTTCGAACGCGACACCGGCCTGGAACTGCTGGTGGAGACGGCCCGGCTGTGGCGTTCGCTGGGCCACCACGACAACTCCGGCGCCTACCACATCGACGGCGTCACCGGACCCGACGAGTACAGCGCGATCAGCGACGACAACGCGTACACCAACCTGATGGCGCAGGCGAACCTGACCGCGGCGGCCGACGCGGCCGAACGGCACCCGCGGCACGCGGCGACGCTCGGCGTCAGCGCCGAGGAGACGGCCGCCTGGCGTGACGCGGCGGCGGCGATGACGCTGCCCTACAACGACGAACTCGGGGTGCACGAGCAGTCGGCCGGCTACACCCAGCACCAGACCTGGGACTTCGCGAACACCGCCGCCGACCGCTATCCGCTGATGCTGCACTACCCGTACTTCGACCTCTACCGCAAACAGGTCGTCAAGCAGGCGGACCTGGTGCTGGCGATGTACCTGCGCGGCGACGCCTTCACCGACGAGCAGAAGGCCCGCAACTTCGCCTACTACGAGCCGCTGACGGTCCGCGACTCCTCGCTGTCGGCCTACTGCCAGGCGGTGATCGCCGCCGAGGTCGGGCATCTGCAACTGGCCTACGACTACCTCGGCGAGTCCGCGATGATCGACCTGGAGGACCTGGAGAACAACGCGCGCGACGGACTGCACATCGCCGCGCTGGCCGGCACCTGGACCGCGCTGGTGGCCGGGCTCGGCGGGATGCGGCTCTTCGACGGCGACTCGATCCGCTTCGCGCCGCGGCTGCCCGACGCGCTCAGCCGGATCGCCTTCCGGCTGCTCTTCCGCGGCCGGCGGCTGCGGGTGGAGTTCGGCAGGACCACCGCGACGTACACACTGGCCGACGGCGAGCCGCTGGAGATCCTGCACTACGAGAAGCCGTTCACCCTCACCGCGGACAAGCCGGTGGTCCGCGACCTGCCCGCGGTCACCCACCGCCCGCCGCCGTCCCAGCCGCCGGGCCGCCGCCCGCTGCGCCGCCCCCAGCACCTGAACTAG